The proteins below are encoded in one region of Mycobacterium shinjukuense:
- a CDS encoding ABC transporter family substrate-binding protein, translated as MERWARRVAAVVFVSAVAVSGCSAGGQLTPAPAGNTTLGTTSDINPRDPATLQDGGNLRLSLSDFPPNFNILHIDGNSAEVAGMLKATLPSAFVIGPDGSATVNTDYFTSVELTRTAPQIITYTINPKAVWSDGTPITWRDIASQIHATSGVDKRFEIASPNGADRVASVTRGVDDRQAIVTFAKPYAEWRGMFAGNGMLLPASVTATPEVFNKGQLDAPGPSAGPFIVSTLDRATQRITLTRNPKWWGNRPRLDTITYLVLDDAARLPALQNKTIDATGIGSLDQLTIAERTRGIAIRRAPAPSWSHFTFNGAPGSILADTALRLAVCRGIDRRTIAKVALYGLSSDPAPLNNHIFVAGQEGYQDNSGVVAYDPDRAKRELDALGWRLNGKFREKGGRRLVVRMLFYDAQGSRQFAQIAQHSLAQVGVQLELQSRSGSGFFSNYINVGAFDIALFGWVGDAFPLSALTQIYASDGESNFGKIGSPQIDAAIQQTLEELDPGKARVLANEVDKLIWAEGFSLTLTQSPGTVAVRSTLANFGARGLADLDYTAIGFIRS; from the coding sequence GTGGAGCGCTGGGCCCGCCGTGTCGCGGCGGTGGTGTTCGTCTCCGCTGTGGCGGTATCCGGGTGCTCGGCGGGCGGCCAGCTGACTCCCGCACCCGCCGGCAACACCACATTGGGCACCACCAGCGATATCAACCCGCGCGACCCCGCTACCCTGCAAGACGGCGGCAACCTACGGCTATCGCTCAGCGATTTCCCACCCAACTTCAACATCCTGCATATCGACGGAAATTCGGCCGAGGTAGCAGGGATGCTGAAAGCCACCCTGCCCAGCGCGTTCGTCATCGGGCCGGACGGCTCCGCGACGGTCAACACCGACTACTTCACCAGCGTCGAACTGACCCGCACCGCGCCACAAATCATCACCTACACCATCAATCCCAAGGCGGTCTGGTCCGACGGTACGCCGATCACGTGGCGGGACATCGCCAGCCAAATCCATGCCACCAGTGGCGTGGACAAGCGGTTCGAGATCGCGTCCCCCAACGGCGCCGATCGCGTCGCCTCGGTCACCCGGGGTGTCGACGACCGGCAAGCCATCGTGACCTTTGCCAAGCCCTACGCCGAGTGGCGCGGCATGTTCGCCGGCAACGGCATGCTGCTGCCCGCCAGCGTGACGGCGACGCCGGAGGTGTTCAACAAGGGCCAACTGGACGCGCCGGGCCCGTCCGCCGGCCCGTTCATCGTGTCCACCCTGGACCGGGCCACGCAGCGAATCACGTTGACCCGCAACCCCAAATGGTGGGGGAACCGCCCGCGCCTGGACACCATCACCTATCTGGTACTCGATGACGCGGCGCGGCTGCCCGCGCTGCAGAACAAGACCATCGACGCGACCGGAATCGGCTCGCTGGACCAGCTCACCATCGCCGAGCGCACCAGGGGCATCGCCATCCGGCGGGCGCCGGCCCCCAGCTGGAGCCACTTCACCTTCAACGGCGCACCGGGGTCGATCCTGGCCGACACGGCGCTGCGGCTGGCCGTCTGCCGGGGAATCGACCGGCGGACCATCGCCAAGGTGGCCCTGTATGGGCTGTCCAGTGATCCGGCGCCGTTGAACAACCACATCTTCGTCGCCGGGCAGGAGGGCTATCAGGACAACAGCGGCGTCGTCGCATACGACCCGGACCGGGCGAAGCGGGAACTGGACGCCCTGGGCTGGAGGCTCAACGGCAAATTCCGGGAGAAGGGCGGCCGCCGGCTGGTCGTGCGGATGTTGTTCTACGACGCGCAGGGCAGCAGGCAATTCGCGCAGATCGCGCAGCACAGCCTCGCGCAGGTCGGTGTCCAGCTTGAACTGCAATCCAGGTCCGGCAGTGGCTTTTTCAGCAACTACATCAACGTCGGAGCCTTCGATATCGCGCTGTTCGGCTGGGTCGGCGACGCGTTTCCGCTGTCGGCGCTCACCCAGATTTACGCCTCCGACGGCGAGAGCAACTTCGGCAAGATCGGCAGCCCCCAGATCGACGCCGCCATCCAGCAGACGCTCGAAGAACTCGATCCCGGCAAGGCCCGCGTGTTGGCCAACGAGGTCGACAAGCTCATCTGGGCCGAAGGATTCAGCCTGACGCTGACCCAATCTCCAGGCACCGTCGCGGTTCGCAGCACGCTGGCCAATTTCGGTGCGCGCGGCCTGGCCGATCTGGACTACACCGCCATCGGGTTTATCCGGAGCTGA